Proteins encoded by one window of Vigna radiata var. radiata cultivar VC1973A chromosome 5, Vradiata_ver6, whole genome shotgun sequence:
- the LOC106759972 gene encoding cell division cycle protein 123 homolog, with translation MKVEEVNRCQIQEWYPKFKSVSIKTVIHQLPESFIQYLLDDSGPFLLPASVLNEDALPNRIHNPIEEEDFQVSEGSGDEAEDSPPPSFPELELKIKESIESLGGAVFPKLNWSAPKDSAWISTAGSLRCTSFSEIALLFRASDSLVHDLCHAYDSCQDKSSTRPRNFFLALRKWYPSLQPDMEFRCFIRDQKLIGISQREVTTFYPILLEKKNDLLSLILAFFNNYVRAKFESENYTFDVYITKDERVKIVDFNPWGAFTLSLLFAWDELERIYSEGNDVEFRIVEDRCAVRPGLKTAVPFDYLDTSEGSGWDQFLRSADEEFRQQFAEAGA, from the coding sequence ATGAAAGTGGAAGAGGTGAATCGATGTCAGATTCAAGAGTGGTATCCAAAGTTCAAATCTGTATCCATCAAGACTGTAATTCATCAACTCCCCGAGTCATTTATTCAGTACCTTCTTGATGACTCAGGGCCCTTCCTCTTACCTGCTTCTGTCTTAAATGAAGATGCATTACCCAATAGAATTCATAATCCAATTGAGGAAGAAGATTTTCAGGTTTCAGAGGGATCTGGGGATGAAGCAGAAGATTCTCCACCACCTTCTTTTCCAGAActtgaattgaaaattaaggAATCTATCGAGTCCCTTGGGGGTGCAGTCTTTCCCAAGCTGAATTGGAGTGCTCCAAAAGATTCAGCATGGATAAGTACTGCTGGTAGCCTTCGGTGCACCAGTTTCAGCGAGATTGCACTTTTATTTCGAGCATCTGACTCATTGGTCCATGACTTGTGCCATGCGTATGATTCATGCCAGGATAAATCTTCAACTAGGCCCCGTAATTTCTTTCTTGCACTCCGGAAATGGTATCCATCCCTTCAGCCAGACATGGAATTTCGATGTTTCATACGAGATCAGAAGTTAATTGGAATTTCTCAACGTGAGGTTACTACTTTTTATCCTATTTTGCTTGAAAAGAAGAATGATCTCCTTTCATTGATACTAgcattttttaacaattacgTGAGGGCTAAATTTGAGTCAGAAAACTACACATTTGATGTTTATATCACAAAGGATGAGAGAGTTAAGATTGTGGATTTCAACCCTTGGGGTGCCTTTACATTGTCCTTGTTATTTGCCTGGGATGAATTAGAGCGTATTTACAGTGAAGGAAATGATGTGGAGTTTAGAATTGTGGAAGATCGTTGTGCTGTTAGGCCAGGCCTTAAAACAGCAGTGCCTTTTGATTACTTGGATACGAGTGAGGGCAGTGGTTGGGATCAATTTCTAAGGAGTGCAGATGAAGAGTTTAGACAACAATTTGCAGAAGCTGGTGCATGA